A portion of the Esox lucius isolate fEsoLuc1 chromosome 20, fEsoLuc1.pri, whole genome shotgun sequence genome contains these proteins:
- the LOC105024439 gene encoding histone-lysine N-methyltransferase ASH1L isoform X1, translating into MDQRAKGGPSPPSTSPLLPLAPPGQHPEKEGGGGKRKRREKEEGSAVLEVLIEGHCGTAGQSQLPFPGRERSCSEGNVRLRIGVQTAKRTKKPPRTLEGYECVPPIKTHQRPGRGPVGRGGQEGGGSGQGNSPWEKGDGGQNQGSDPYTNQTKNLDSASTPPLASSSSTTTTPPITAPSSSDTQTLPGKRQVPAKLAHETERKSDTSPGKLGYSDLPGAHSKLPSPAQTNQATPSDPTSSSPHSPLPSSPRSPFIKDPSDEKVVGGDGGMLNGGVPVVTCRPTRLTKVKGRKQDCSSTPVVTNMNSTRPQASSPHQSDPAAQHRTTSPRCPLPPAPTTPLLQNQPGTPVADGIINPATSQGISCGALLQSSVGNDRVREEKAKKKKEKHDKVRVEKGKGERRDKGKGKEGQVCNESPKKDRCETEKERTGLDWRGNNMTGKEEGEGERDKEKEKPKDVRVMNKSPSTKCQPLSEVQSRKPGTPGPDPDPDRTRGSGESDDPDSLSRPVVPPFNSTASNSSPLTACPPPPLLSSSPPTSPQEQDSRPLKKRKTRRQSWTRLVNRAQRLAENPDAPPEVPVVAPLTPSTPHKPSTTTPPNSPSAESRLATFAPLPLNPSPLSTSTSTPAKPRPAGRPQSPTQTHLSASDPSSPPVPDCPASQARKRGRPKSQMLSTEKTPPRCSLRPEVHPGGHGETPDRPVVNPVLDLSPTLTSPSGPNFTPRKRGRPKRQPSSLASKQTFQDLHRRTLSSFEGKKEGRKRSSEKGNGKLRSIMGEMKRRKRRLLREMLSRRGGGEEGRGGEGGGETSRGGTGGVSSSLTSCFGGNLGPQINVSKRGTIYMGKRRGRKPKAPVTSACQFTLLHSLPGPSPFPSSQPHPPLTHPFPSPSLTHSSGAQSPYSDGGFTEPAPSLFLPHPFSLPSPSSSCASPRPLSSFSSSSSLSPSLKRSSAGQGRQPLFHHPSGRLSSLSLTHPHPSAPPHQSISPAHLKESTPSLISQSHCEETLPRDSRLGFDSNSISERGERRSGGRGKVGMGMNSEVTRSVFRSGLGVSLKGQRHQPPSKLLEHLPPVLSPLRLSDSPPSPPSASPRHTHPVTPPSAFVEPRDRHRHGRASYQGPYTCPSCPPCAPCPCLGHKAPKRQKHKRKRKYQHLLMHAQDPDFLSELDDLIGQFSEVRIGRHRDWARAGLGRKLDESGGNATGGKRRHSSPLSSHHFRSNVYRINLSGYYSPHPISYPPHPSFSPLPPHPCHLCGSRKPGRRLKCGCPTKPCQPLDQGDCAQGQRCPLQGNTGYLHPSSLSTPLSSPSTPSTSMPLGLGYYRGYPLSMAHYQTPPHPSYSLPPPYASHQPHLHHPHLLLNPARFHRRRSRQLREGGVGRRDGGGEEVGGRAGVGSCPGALPGLSCVCGGADHKLRHKHRHRPRDWVCERKDEEGVVGSRQRSEFTVRSAEGGSRTGGQGSGGLMESPWQRRYGKDLSSFSSAATKQAFSSSSSPSSARAVERLKHPPLSCLGSTHLSSFGEGLGGQLNPWLRNGGLGAGFRPPTTTLGTLTGGQRSTAVAGSEREEGDSLTSSHGPRHSTFTPLTNTNLFTSSTNGRSMGNGRASSRPSSQDVSLRREELSQKEKRSTGPHPDLNMRTCQSVGAKRGPGRPRKNPLLSPTAPPNPLTEAHHHNGDRNRGSGGASEGGREDDTVQEVIEAVIRKQKRRGRKRRRVEQEEEEEEEEDPPCFHSSGEGEPVTHTPSICTGQSELSLASSVIPASQSDEEADQPPMKRFQRAGLYSDDFKTTDPSCHTQLNTEMLEYIPGEQDYRLLPAPIHVGKYLRMRRIDFQLPYDVMWLWSHNQLHKKPEVPLSREISPCQPKEKSLSVPPSPSAQEECFSPRKKLLFPHLDMEPMSTRDRVFVLKHHVFLLRNWEWVRDRQMQLRRGGQGGPQKDTDRNGGGLSSIVATGDSYIKPGGTMGVKEKVVLTSVDLHEPRYPPNTPETTSCLHGEPNRRKEQERNRQKEVRNDMRKERLNSVLLKLRHTLSGGTGKMRRRGDILVQSLFFHQVA; encoded by the exons ATGGACCAGAGAGCGAAGGGGGGCCCATCTCCACCATCCACATCCCCTCTCCTGCCCCTTGCTCCACCTGGGCAGCACCCGGAGAAGGAGGGCGGCGgggggaagagaaagaggagggagaaggaagagggcAGCGCAGTGCTGGAGGTACTCATCGAGGGGCACTGTGGCACAGCAGGGCAGAGTCAGCTCCCATTcccaggcagagagaggagctgCTCCGAGGGCAACGTAAGGCTGAGGATCGGAGTTCAAACTGCCAAACGCACCAAGAAACCCCCCAGGACTCTGGAGGGCTATGAGTGTGTACCCCCCATCAAGACCCACCAGAGACCTGGGAGGGGGccagtggggagggggggtcaggagggaggggggagcgGACAGGGCAACAGCCCTTGGGAGAAAGGGGATGGAGGGCAGAACCAGGGGTCGGACCCCTACACCAATCAGACCAAGAATTTGGACTCCGCCTCCACTCCGCCTCTGGCTTCGTCATCATCGACGACAACAACGCCCCCTATAACCGCTCCCAGCTCATCCGACACACAGACCCTGCCAGGCAAACGG CAGGTCCCTGCGAAACTGGCccatgagacagagaggaagtcTGACACTTCACCAGGAAAACTAGGGTACTCTGACCTTCCTGGTGCCCACAGCAAACTACCCTCACCTGCCCAAACCAACCAAGCAACCCCCTCTGACCCCACATCTTcctccccccactcccctcTTCCCTCATCACCTCGCTCCCCCTTCATTAAGGACCCTAGCGATGAGAAGGTAGTTGGTGGGGATGGTGGTATGCTGAACGGGGGAGTACCTGTAGTCACTTGCCGTCCTACAAGACTTACAAAGGTCAAAGGTCGCAAACAGGACTGTTCTTCCACACCTGTCGTCACAAACATGAATTCAACAAGACCCCAAGCCTCCAGTCCCCATCAGTCCGACCCTGCTGCCCAGCACAGGACTACAAGCCCCAGGTGCCCTCTTCCACCTGCCCCAACTACCCCGCTGCTTCAAAACCAGCCAGGAACCCCAGTGGCTGACGGGATAATAAATCCTGCTACTTCCCAAGGCATTAGCTGTGGAGCATTACTACAGTCCTCTGTGGGAaatgacagagtgagagaggagaaagccaagaagaaaaaagagaagCATGACAAAGTCAGGGTTGAGAAAGGAAAGGGCGAGAGAAGGGACAAGGGAAAAGGGAAGGAAGGCCAAGTGTGTAATGAGAGTCCAAAGAAGGACAGGTGTGAGACCGAGAAGGAGAGAACTGGGTTGGATTGGAGAGGGAATAATATgacagggaaggaggagggagagggggaacgAGACAAGGAAAAGGAGAAGCCCAAAGACGTGCGAGTAATGAATAAATCCCCTTCTACAAAGTGTCAGCCGTTGTCTGAGGTTCAGAGCAGGAAACCTGGTACACCCGgcccagacccagacccagaccGGACCAGAGGATCAGGGGAATCAGATGATCCAGATTCCCTCTCAAGACCCGTTGTCCCTCCTTTCAACTCCACTGCCTCcaactcctctcctctcactgcTTGCCCTCCTccgcctctcctctcttcatctcctcccacctcccctcAAGAGCAAGATAGCCGGCCACTGAAGAAGCGTAAGACCAGACGGCAAAGCTGGACAAGGCTGGTGAACCGGGCTCAGAGACTGGCAGAGAACCCAGATGCCCCCCCAGAAGTTCCTGTAGTGGCCCCCTTGACCCCCTCTACCCCCCACAAACCCTCAACTACCACTCCACCCAACTCTCCGTCAGCTGAGTCACGTTTAGCCACCTTCGCCCCCCTACCCCTcaatccctcccccctctccaccTCTACATCCACCCCTGCCAAGCCCAGACCTGCAGGGCGGCCCCAGTCCCCAACACAGACTCACCTGTCAGCCTCTGACCCTAGCTCTCCTCCTGTACCTGACTGTCCCGCCTCTCAAGCCAGAAAGAGGGGTCGCCCCAAATCCCAGATGCTGAGCACAGAGAAGACCCCACCCAGATGCTCCCTGAGACCTGAGGTGCACCCTGGTGGGCATGGTGAGACTCCAGACCGCCCTGTCGTCAACCCAGTGTTGGATCTCAGTCCCACTCTCACCAGCCCCTCTGGTCCCAACTTCACTCCCAGGAAACGGGGTCGCCCCAAACGGCAGCCCTCCTCCCTTGCCTCCAAACAGACCTTCCAGGACCTTCATAGGAGGACACTGAGTTCCTTTGAAGGTAAGAAGGAGGGGCGAAAACGTTCCTCTGAAAAGGGTAATGGGAAACTGAGGAGTATCatgggagagatgaagaggaggaagaggaggttaCTCAGGGAGATGCTGTCCAGGCGTGGAGGAGGCGAGGagggcagaggaggagagggaggtggagagacgtCTCGTGGAGGCACAGGCGGGGTGTCATCCTCCTTGACCTCCTGCTTCGGTGGTAACCTCGGCCCTCAGATCAACGTGAGTAAGAGAGGAACCATCTACATGGGCAAGAGGAGAGGACGCAAGCCTAAAGCTCCAGTGACCTCAGCCTGTCAGTTCACCCTTCTCCACAGCCTCCCTGGTCCCTCACCCTTCCCCTCTTCCCagccccatcctcccctcactcACCcgttcccctccccctctctcacccactccAGTGGGGCCCAGAGTCCTTACAGTGATGGAGGCTTCACAGAACcagctccctctctcttcctcccccaccccttctccctcccctccccctcatcCTCCTGCGCATCGCCACGTCCTctttcctccttttcctcctcctcatccctctctccctcactcaagAGGAGTTCTGCTGGCCAGGGACGACAACCCCTTTTCCACCACCCCTCTGGTAGActctcctctttgtctcttACTCACCCTCATCCCTCTGCCCCCCCACACCAGTCCATCTCCCCTGCTCACCTGAAAGAGTCCACACCCTCacttatcagccaatcacactGCGAAGAGACGTTGCCTAGAGACAGTAGGCTTGGCTTTGACTCTAACAGTATCTCAGAGCGGGGCgagaggaggagtggggggagagggaaggtgGGCATGGGAATGAACTCTGAGGTCACCAGGTCAGTTTTCCGGTCAGGGTTAGGGGTCAGTCTGAAGGGTCAGAGACATCAACCTCCTTCCAAATTGCTAGAACACCTGCCCCCTGTTCTCTCGCCACTCAGATTGTCAgactctcccccttctcccccctCCGCCTCCCCCAGACACACGCACCCTGTTACTCCTCCTTCTGCCTTTGTGGAACCTCGAGACAGGCACAGGCACGGACGGGCCAGTTACCAGGGCCCTTATACCTGCCCCTCCTGTCCCCCCTGCGCCCCCTGCCCCTGCCTCGGACACAAAGCCCCAaagagacaaaaacacaaacgcaaGAGGAAGTACCAGCACCTGCTCATGCATGCACAGGACCCGGacttcctgtctgaactggatGATCTGATTGGCCAGTTCAGCGAGGTGCGTATTGGGCGCCACCGTGATTGGGCCAGAGCTGGACTTGGGCGGAAGCTTGATGAGAGCGGGGGAAACGCTACTGGAGGGAAAAGACGTCACTCTTCGCCCTTGTCATCGCATCATTTCCGCTCAAATGTGTACCGGATCAACTTGAGTGGATACTACTCTCCTCATCCCATCTCTTACCCCCCTCAcccctctttctccccactCCCCCCTCACCCCTGCCACCTCTGTGGCAGTAGAAAGCCTGGGCGGAGGTTGAAGTGTGGCTGTCCGACCAAGCCCTGCCAGCCTTTAGACCAGGGTGACTGTGCCCAGGGTCAGAGGTGTCCATTGCAGGGTAACACCGGGTACCTGCACCCCTCCTCTCTCAGCACCCCGctgtcctccccctccaccccctccacctccatgcCTCTGGGTTTGGGCTACTATCGAGGCTATCCTCTAAGCATGGCCCATTACCAAACACCACCGCACCCCTCATATTCCCTGCCTCCCCCCTACGCCTCCCATCAgccccacctccaccaccctcacctcctcctcaacCCAGCCAGGTTCCACAGGAGGAGGAGTAGGCAgctgagggaggggggtgtGGGTAGaagggatgggggaggagaaGAAGTGGGAGGCAGGGCTGGGGTTGGCTCCTGTCCGGGGGCCCTGCCTGGCCTGTCCTGTGTATGTGGGGGGGCTGATCACAAACTGAGACACAAACATCGTCACAGACCACGTGACTGGGTTTGTGAAAGAAAGGACGAGGAGGGCGTGGTAGGGTCACGGCAAAGGTCAGAGTTCACCGTTAGGTCAGCGGAAGGAGGAAGTAGGACTGGAGGACAAGGCAGTGGAGGGTTGATGGAGTCTCCATGGCAACGCAGGTATGGAAAAGACCTCTCGTCTTTCTCCTCTGCTGCTACCAAACAAGCCTTTTCttcttcatcatcaccatcatcagcAAGAGCAGTAGAGAGACTGAAACACCCCCCCCTCAGCTGTCTGGGCTCCACTCACCTGTCGTCATTTGGGGAGGGCTTGGGGGGACAGCTCAACCCCTGGTTGAGAAATGGTGGACTGGGAGCAGGATTCAGACCCCCCACCACTACCCTGGGCACTCTGACAGGGGGGCAGAGGTCGACCGCTGTGGCAgggtcagagagagaggagggggataGCCTCACATCCAGTCACGGTCCTCGTCACAGCACCTTCACCCCCCTGACAAACACCAACCtgttcacctcctccaccaatGGGAGGAGCATGGGGAACGGCAGGGCCAGTAGTCGACCAAGCAGCCAAGACGTGTCACTGAGGAGGGAGGAGCTATCgcagaaagagaagagaagcaCAG GCCCACACCCTGACCTAAACATGAGGACCTGTCAAAGCGTTGGGGCTAAGAGAGGGCCTGGAAGACCCAGGAAGAACCccttactctcacctacagccCCACCAAACCCCCTGACTGAGGCCCACCACCACAacggagacagaaacagaggaagTGGAGGAGCTTCAGAAGGAGGACGAGAAGATGATACAGTGCAGGAGGTGATTGAAGCTGTGATTCGGAAACAGAAAAGAAGAGGACGGAAGAGGAGGCGTGttgagcaggaggaggaggaggaggaggaggaggatccACCCTGTTTTCACAG TTCTGGTGAAGGTGAGCCAGTCACCCACACCCCCTCCATATGCACAGGCCAATCAGAGCTAAGCCTGGCTTCATCCGTAATACCGGCCAGCCAATCAGATGAGGAAGCTGACCAGCCACCCATGAAGAGGTTTCAGAGGGCGGGGCTCTACTCAGATGACTTCAAAACTACAGA TCCTTCCTGTCACACCCAGCTCAACACAGAGATGCTAGAGTATATACCTGGGGAACAAGACTACAGACTCCTACCTGCTCCCATACATGTTG GGAAGTACCTCAGAATGAGACGTATAGATTTTCAACTGCCTTATGATGTCATGTGGCTCTGGAGTCACAACCAG CTACATAAAAAGCCTGAAGTCCCTCTCAGCAGAGAGATCTCCCCCT